A single window of Corallincola holothuriorum DNA harbors:
- a CDS encoding CAP domain-containing protein, with protein MTKFFFVLVTSFFLFACGGGSSSGEVSPTTDTPEAETPSEGDESGGDEQASEGDGEEGEQDNEQPSPENIDYSQVLCDDDLSEVIHLINQLRAQSQMCGEEAFPAVDALSMNALLDRAAEGHSANMANYDFFDHTGLDGSSPGDRISEQGYDWRSYGENIAAGQFNAQQAVNGWMNSPGHCRNIMNPNVTEMGLACVENSSASYGRYWTQVFARPQ; from the coding sequence ATGACTAAGTTCTTTTTTGTGTTGGTGACCTCCTTTTTTCTGTTCGCCTGTGGCGGAGGTTCCTCTTCTGGTGAAGTATCGCCAACCACAGACACGCCTGAAGCCGAAACGCCTAGTGAAGGTGATGAAAGCGGCGGCGATGAGCAAGCTAGTGAGGGTGATGGCGAAGAGGGTGAGCAGGACAACGAGCAACCCTCTCCAGAGAATATCGACTACTCACAAGTGCTTTGTGATGACGATTTGTCAGAGGTCATCCACTTGATCAATCAGCTCCGCGCACAATCGCAAATGTGTGGAGAAGAGGCCTTTCCAGCGGTGGATGCTTTATCCATGAATGCCCTGTTAGACCGAGCCGCTGAAGGACATTCAGCCAACATGGCAAACTACGACTTCTTTGATCACACTGGGTTGGATGGCAGTTCGCCGGGGGATCGCATATCGGAGCAAGGCTACGATTGGCGTTCTTATGGTGAAAATATTGCCGCGGGTCAGTTTAATGCGCAACAGGCGGTTAATGGATGGATGAACAGCCCCGGTCACTGCCGTAATATTATGAATCCTAACGTGACCGAGATGGGATTGGCCTGTGTTGAAAACAGCAGCGCCAGTTATGGTCGCTATTGGACCCAGGTGTTTGCCCGTCCGCAGTAG
- a CDS encoding DUF4124 domain-containing protein, which produces MKCCYRWLILISLVLGSAAQAESIYSWVDENGVTHFSTQVIKSNASFTSYSVADRLDDLQRKIAGFTPEGVAVVSIEKKGPRVLLTGKSSSAKSRQQFSELLVENGFGGVLPRHTGAARASKELFHFYILEPQTKTQSLGFIKPAKDRKKQVLSDADWINQVGAEVPGEILISKFKVIDGVLMVKGSTPSQNYLAELMQSISKYKLGEPTLTKYKGKQFVIMVTP; this is translated from the coding sequence GTGAAGTGTTGTTATCGTTGGCTTATTCTCATAAGTCTAGTTTTGGGGAGCGCAGCTCAAGCGGAAAGTATTTATTCTTGGGTTGATGAAAATGGCGTCACCCATTTTTCTACGCAGGTGATTAAATCCAATGCCTCGTTCACCTCATATTCGGTCGCTGATAGGCTTGATGATCTGCAGCGTAAAATTGCTGGATTTACGCCCGAAGGTGTGGCCGTAGTATCGATTGAAAAGAAAGGCCCTCGTGTTTTACTTACAGGAAAGAGCTCTTCAGCGAAGTCGCGACAACAATTCAGTGAATTGTTGGTTGAAAATGGCTTTGGTGGTGTTCTTCCTCGGCATACTGGAGCGGCGCGCGCATCCAAGGAACTGTTTCATTTCTACATTTTGGAGCCGCAAACTAAGACTCAAAGTCTGGGTTTTATTAAACCGGCTAAAGATAGAAAAAAGCAGGTACTAAGTGACGCAGACTGGATTAACCAAGTGGGCGCAGAGGTGCCAGGTGAGATCCTTATCAGCAAGTTTAAGGTGATTGACGGGGTGTTGATGGTGAAAGGCAGCACGCCAAGTCAGAATTACTTAGCTGAGCTGATGCAATCGATCAGCAAATATAAGTTGGGCGAGCCCACACTGACAAAATACAAAGGCAAGCAGTTCGTCATCATGGTGACGCCCTGA
- a CDS encoding carbohydrate-binding protein, with protein MLGKAMSLKIVVGCLLMSLSAFAAEAAEEVRLKHAQFTPYYENGFDYSELEGAVEVKNIGPSKEVWLHYQAEDGQWVDHPAFYVAATSHGYEAFSFRLPLSGSVSGVQFAIKYQVNGQTYWDNNGLQNYQFDGTNQTDFRHQAIALDDAYRDSSLISVKARARHQGSADKVTMVYTGDDWEHSYRRELTLSHTVADANGVSGVWTGEQYIEYYRHFEFYLEYSSGQQTQIDNYYGKNYRLFSTGDAIGQRPLLQRYPQVYFRGQPTGWNSIPMTLIDDYTWSIVVYFDGYTDFKLDVYDDWSRNFGDDNGDGIADLDGANMKVDTAGSIRIIFNSLTGAYQATPAS; from the coding sequence ATGTTGGGAAAAGCTATGTCACTAAAAATCGTTGTCGGCTGCCTGCTGATGTCTCTGTCTGCTTTTGCTGCAGAGGCTGCTGAAGAGGTTCGCCTGAAACATGCTCAATTTACACCTTACTATGAAAACGGATTTGACTATTCTGAGCTGGAAGGCGCCGTTGAAGTTAAGAATATCGGCCCATCTAAAGAGGTTTGGTTGCACTATCAGGCAGAAGATGGCCAGTGGGTTGATCATCCTGCATTTTATGTTGCGGCAACCAGTCATGGGTACGAAGCATTTAGCTTTCGTTTGCCTCTCTCCGGCTCGGTCTCTGGTGTCCAGTTTGCTATTAAATATCAGGTTAATGGTCAAACTTATTGGGATAATAATGGCCTACAGAACTATCAATTTGATGGCACTAATCAAACTGACTTCCGGCATCAGGCCATCGCGTTGGATGACGCCTACCGCGATTCATCGTTGATCTCAGTAAAGGCGCGGGCACGTCATCAAGGCAGTGCGGATAAGGTCACCATGGTTTATACCGGTGATGACTGGGAGCATAGCTATCGTAGAGAGTTAACTTTAAGTCATACCGTTGCTGACGCGAACGGTGTCAGTGGTGTTTGGACGGGCGAACAATATATTGAGTACTACCGCCATTTCGAGTTCTATTTGGAATATAGCTCGGGCCAACAGACCCAGATTGATAACTACTACGGCAAAAATTATCGTTTATTCAGCACGGGCGATGCGATCGGGCAGCGGCCATTGTTGCAGCGTTACCCTCAGGTCTATTTCCGTGGGCAACCAACGGGGTGGAACTCTATCCCAATGACCTTGATCGATGATTATACCTGGTCGATTGTTGTCTATTTTGATGGTTATACCGATTTTAAACTTGATGTTTATGACGATTGGTCACGCAATTTCGGTGATGACAATGGTGATGGTATCGCTGATCTTGATGGAGCGAACATGAAAGTTGATACGGCGGGCTCTATTCGTATCATTTTTAATAGTCTAACGGGTGCTTACCAAGCCACACCTGCGAGCTAG
- a CDS encoding HD domain-containing protein, whose protein sequence is MKQPEIETEIPLIEEILGSWQTALMADYQGYKNHVYRMLHFCFALHECRGDEREKLIIAACFHDLGIWPEGSVDYLPPSMALAKNYLEKRGRVDWEQEVLLMIDMHHKLRPYTDPRFPLVEIFRQADLVDVSFGKIGKGIPKPFIEQVKAVFPNAGFHQRLLQLAWQHFKKNPFNPIPMMKW, encoded by the coding sequence ATGAAACAGCCAGAAATAGAAACTGAGATCCCGCTGATTGAAGAGATACTTGGTTCTTGGCAAACAGCCTTGATGGCTGATTATCAAGGCTACAAGAATCATGTGTACCGCATGCTGCACTTCTGTTTTGCGTTGCATGAGTGCCGTGGTGATGAGCGGGAGAAATTGATTATTGCCGCCTGCTTCCATGATTTAGGTATATGGCCGGAAGGTTCCGTCGACTATTTGCCGCCTTCAATGGCTTTAGCCAAGAATTACCTGGAAAAACGCGGTCGTGTCGACTGGGAGCAGGAAGTGCTATTGATGATCGATATGCATCATAAACTGCGCCCGTACACGGACCCGCGTTTTCCACTGGTTGAGATCTTCAGACAAGCCGACTTGGTGGATGTGTCGTTTGGTAAGATCGGCAAAGGCATTCCTAAACCCTTTATTGAACAGGTTAAGGCGGTATTTCCTAATGCCGGCTTTCATCAACGCTTGCTCCAACTGGCTTGGCAGCACTTTAAGAAAAATCCATTTAACCCCATACCGATGATGAAGTGGTGA
- a CDS encoding cation:proton antiporter domain-containing protein, with the protein MTAYLGQAFVYLVAAVIMVPLAKRFGLGSVLGYLVAGVVIGPLTGLVGAETETLQHVAEFGVVIMLFLVGLELQPQMLWQMRSKLIGLGGMQVAGSALLISGTALLFSVDWRMAVAIGLIFALSSTAIVLQSHGEKGWSHTEGGRSSFSVLLFQDIAVIPILAFLPFLAMPEPDVVADLVHGGAEMAGTAGEHHADDSLADLPPMIYGLAVIGAISIVIIVGQFLSTPLFRFVAKSGLREVFTATALALVVGISALMSMVGLSPALGTFLAGVVLANSEFRHELESNIEPFKGLLLGLFFITVGAGISFTVLVDNLGFLIGVTVAVIFAKALVLYLLSIVFKVRGSDRWILTLSLAQAGEFGFVLLAFSLQINVLTAEMVELLAMVVALSMFLTPLLFILLEKVLMPKMEKATNEQQEEDVIDEKGQVIIAGVGRFGQIVNRLLLANGVSTTVLDHEAQRVDLLRQICIKSYFGDATRLELLHTAGIDEASLLVVAIDDRERAIHLVQEVKRNYPNLTVLARAFDRGDEYQLEHAGADIVVKETYHSALYMGGEALKALGYHPFQAENLKQAFNQVELENHPELRADWISTKHEKGISASYKELFIKLDGALVQAMKKDRSDTHSHEERGWTPPPAGYDDLLEAQQADDTDGTARSGQ; encoded by the coding sequence ATGACGGCGTATTTAGGGCAAGCATTTGTCTATCTGGTGGCTGCCGTCATTATGGTGCCGCTGGCCAAACGCTTTGGTTTAGGTTCGGTGTTGGGCTATTTGGTGGCCGGTGTCGTTATCGGTCCTTTGACTGGTTTGGTTGGGGCTGAAACTGAAACGCTACAGCACGTTGCTGAATTTGGTGTGGTTATCATGCTGTTTTTGGTGGGGCTAGAGCTGCAGCCGCAAATGCTGTGGCAAATGCGTAGTAAGCTCATCGGGCTGGGTGGTATGCAGGTGGCTGGCTCCGCATTGCTGATTTCAGGCACGGCTTTGTTGTTCTCTGTTGATTGGCGCATGGCCGTCGCTATTGGTTTGATATTTGCGCTGTCGTCGACAGCGATTGTACTGCAAAGCCATGGTGAGAAAGGCTGGTCCCATACCGAAGGTGGGCGTAGCTCCTTTTCTGTGTTGTTGTTTCAAGATATTGCCGTCATCCCCATTTTGGCATTTTTACCCTTCTTGGCGATGCCCGAGCCTGACGTTGTTGCTGATCTTGTCCATGGCGGTGCTGAGATGGCTGGCACTGCAGGTGAGCACCACGCTGATGATTCATTGGCTGATTTACCCCCCATGATTTATGGCTTAGCAGTGATAGGTGCGATCAGCATTGTGATTATTGTGGGCCAATTCTTAAGTACGCCTTTGTTTCGCTTTGTCGCTAAGTCAGGTTTGCGAGAGGTGTTTACCGCCACGGCGCTTGCGCTGGTGGTGGGGATCTCGGCATTAATGAGTATGGTGGGATTGTCACCAGCGCTCGGTACCTTTCTTGCCGGCGTGGTGTTGGCAAACAGTGAGTTTCGGCATGAGCTTGAGTCCAATATTGAGCCGTTTAAGGGGCTGTTGCTGGGGCTATTCTTCATTACTGTTGGGGCAGGGATCAGTTTCACTGTCTTAGTGGATAACCTCGGATTTCTTATCGGTGTGACGGTGGCGGTGATTTTTGCCAAAGCGCTGGTGCTCTATCTGCTGAGTATTGTCTTTAAGGTGCGCGGCAGTGATCGTTGGATCTTAACGCTGAGTTTGGCTCAAGCAGGTGAATTTGGCTTTGTGTTGCTGGCGTTTTCGCTGCAGATCAATGTGCTAACGGCAGAGATGGTTGAGCTATTGGCGATGGTGGTGGCGCTGTCCATGTTTCTAACGCCACTGCTGTTTATTTTACTGGAAAAGGTATTGATGCCAAAAATGGAAAAGGCGACCAATGAGCAGCAAGAAGAGGATGTGATTGACGAAAAGGGCCAGGTGATTATCGCGGGCGTTGGACGTTTCGGTCAGATAGTTAATCGCCTGCTACTTGCCAATGGTGTCTCTACCACAGTATTGGATCATGAGGCGCAGCGTGTTGATTTGCTAAGACAAATCTGTATTAAGAGCTACTTTGGTGATGCGACACGGTTGGAGCTGTTACATACCGCGGGCATCGATGAGGCCAGCTTACTGGTGGTGGCAATTGACGACAGAGAACGCGCGATCCATCTAGTGCAAGAAGTGAAGCGAAATTACCCGAATCTAACGGTGCTGGCCCGTGCATTTGACCGTGGTGATGAGTATCAACTTGAGCATGCCGGCGCGGATATTGTTGTGAAAGAGACCTATCATTCGGCACTTTACATGGGGGGAGAAGCGTTGAAGGCGCTCGGGTATCACCCATTTCAGGCTGAAAATCTTAAGCAGGCCTTCAACCAGGTAGAGTTGGAAAACCATCCTGAGTTACGTGCGGACTGGATAAGTACCAAGCATGAGAAGGGGATCAGTGCCAGTTACAAAGAGCTCTTTATTAAGTTAGATGGTGCCCTGGTTCAGGCGATGAAGAAAGATCGCAGTGATACACACTCCCATGAAGAAAGGGGATGGACGCCGCCCCCAGCTGGATATGATGATTTGTTAGAGGCGCAACAAGCGGATGATACTGATGGTACGGCGCGGAGCGGACAATGA
- a CDS encoding NAD(P)H-dependent oxidoreductase, with the protein MKRKILLLFAHPSQHRSEVNLPLYKAAKKIDGVTCVDLYREYPDYCINIDREQKRLLSHDIVIFMFPLYWYSTPAILKEWQDLVLEYGFAYGQGGDALQGKWFLNALTAGGSEQAYKAEGYNHFRLDELLQPLQQMADACGMRYLPPFALFGSRTAAAEQRLKQHVDAWQRLLLAMTEGRFDIEKGCKMRSLTEQIDQLISEAI; encoded by the coding sequence ATGAAACGAAAGATATTGCTGCTTTTTGCTCACCCCTCACAGCATCGCTCAGAGGTAAACCTGCCGCTTTATAAGGCCGCTAAGAAAATCGATGGCGTGACCTGTGTGGATCTATACCGAGAGTACCCTGATTACTGCATCAACATCGATCGAGAGCAGAAGCGACTGCTAAGCCATGACATCGTTATTTTTATGTTTCCTCTCTATTGGTATTCCACACCTGCCATTTTAAAAGAGTGGCAAGACCTGGTTTTGGAGTATGGCTTTGCTTATGGGCAGGGCGGTGATGCGTTGCAGGGTAAGTGGTTTTTGAACGCGTTGACGGCTGGTGGTTCTGAGCAGGCATACAAGGCTGAAGGCTACAATCATTTCCGCTTGGATGAATTATTGCAGCCACTGCAACAGATGGCGGATGCATGCGGTATGCGGTATTTACCACCTTTTGCCCTTTTCGGTTCACGCACAGCTGCTGCAGAACAGCGTCTAAAACAACATGTCGACGCATGGCAGAGGTTACTTCTGGCTATGACCGAAGGGCGTTTTGATATCGAAAAAGGCTGCAAGATGCGTAGCCTGACAGAGCAGATAGATCAGCTGATTTCGGAGGCGATATGA
- a CDS encoding peroxiredoxin-like family protein, translated as MLKQFVGGLLAALILIPTAVMAKIADDAESVSPLMNGQTVPDVQVKDLQGTAISLLELSKQKPTVIIFYRGGWCPFCNAQLSGLQEIESKLAKMGYQLLAISPDTPAQLAETSKDRELGYQLLSDRSLAASQGFGLAFYLDDKTAERYRGKMGAVFASEQGDDRIVLPVPAVYVVDQQGLVQFNYVHPNYKVRIQPELLLKAAELAL; from the coding sequence ATGTTGAAACAATTTGTCGGCGGACTGCTCGCTGCACTTATTCTCATCCCCACCGCCGTAATGGCAAAAATCGCCGATGACGCAGAATCGGTTAGCCCATTAATGAATGGTCAAACCGTGCCAGATGTTCAGGTGAAAGATCTGCAAGGTACTGCAATTTCTCTACTTGAACTAAGCAAGCAGAAGCCTACTGTGATTATTTTCTACCGTGGTGGCTGGTGTCCGTTTTGTAATGCGCAGCTGAGTGGCCTGCAGGAGATAGAATCCAAGTTGGCAAAAATGGGTTATCAATTGCTGGCTATATCGCCAGACACCCCAGCGCAGTTAGCCGAAACCAGTAAAGACCGAGAGCTGGGCTACCAACTGTTGTCGGATCGTTCGTTGGCAGCGAGTCAAGGGTTTGGTCTGGCGTTTTATCTAGATGATAAAACGGCTGAGCGTTACCGCGGAAAAATGGGGGCTGTTTTTGCGTCTGAGCAGGGGGATGATCGCATCGTACTGCCGGTACCCGCAGTTTATGTGGTCGATCAACAGGGCTTAGTTCAGTTTAATTATGTCCATCCGAACTACAAAGTCCGCATTCAGCCCGAGCTACTGCTAAAAGCTGCTGAACTGGCGCTATAG